One Microbacterium marinum genomic window, ATGCCGGCCGACAAGGCGCGCATTCTCGGCCCGAGGGCCTCCCTATCGTCCTGCCGGTCCTGCAGGACTCTGACACCTAGTCAGGCGCACACTCCGCGACGTACGATGGACGCGTGGTGAGGAAAACGCTTTCCCGAATCTCGGAGCTGATCGACGGAGCGCATCCGACGCGGTCGGTCCTCCGCGTGCTCGCGCGCCGACCCGGCCGCCTCGCGGTCGCGATCCTCGCCTTCGCGTTCAAAGAGATCCCCCTCTGGTTCCTGCCGGTCATCACGGCGGCGATCATCGACATCGTCGCCGAGCGGGGAGACGTGACCGCCGTGATCTGGTGGTTCGCGCTCGCCGCCGCGCTCCTCCTCCAGAACTACCCGAACCACATCCTCTACACCCGCAGCTTCATGACGGTCGTCCGCGACACCGGCGCCGACCTGCGCAACGGGCTCGCCGAACGACTGCAGAGCCTGTCGATCGGCTACCACACGCGGATGAGCTCCTCGATCGTGCAGACCAAGGTCGTCCGCGACGTCGAGAACGTCGAGCTCATGCTCCAGCAGGTCACCCACCCCCTCCTCTCGGCCACCATGGTCATGGTCGGGGCCATCGCGATGACCGCGATCGCGGTGCCGCAGTTCCTGCCCGTCTACGCCCTGGCCGTGCCGATCGCCATCGGCATCCGCTACGGCATGCGCAACCGCTCGCGCGAGCGCAACGAGCTGTTCCGACGCGAGGTCGAGACCCTCTCGGCCCGCGTCGGCGAGATGGCGTCGCTCATCCCCGTGACGCGGGCGCACGGACTCGAGCAGACCGCCGTCACCCGGGTCGCGAACGGCGCCGACGGCGTCCGGCGTGCAGGACTGCACCTCGACATGCTCAACGGCCACGTCGCCTCGATCTCGTGGGTCGCGATGCAGCTTCTCGGTGTCGGCTGCCTGGTCTTGGCCGCGGTCTTCTCGCTCACCGGCATCCTGCCGATCACCCCCGGCGAAGTGGTGCTGCTGTCGACCTACTTCACGCTGCTGACGCAGGGGCTCACCCAGCTGCTCATGCTGATCCCCGTCGGTGCCCGCGGCCTCGAGTCGGTGCGGTCGATCGCCGAGGTGCTGCAGGAGCCCGACCTGGAGCAGAACGAGGGCAAGGAGCGGGTGGATGCCGTGACCGGCACGCTCTCGCTCGAGGGCGCCTCGCACCGGTACCCGGGCTCCGACGACGACGCGCTGCACCGCATCGACCTCGAGATCCCCGCGGGGACGACCGTCGCCTTCGTCGGATCCTCGGGATCGGGCAAGTCGACGCTCCTGAACCTCGTGCTCGGCTTCCTGCGCCCGAGTTCGGGGCGGATGCTGATCGACGGTCGCGACATGCAGGCGCTCGATCTGCGCACGGTGCGCCGGTTCGTGTCGGTGGTGCCACAGGAGTCCGTGCTGTTCGAGGGCACCATCCGCGACAACGTCGCCTACGGTCTCGGCGAGATCGACGGTTCCCGCATCGAGCGGGCCCTCCGCGATGCGAACGCGTGGGAGTTCGTGCGCGACCAGCCGCACGGATGGGACACCGTCGTCGGCGAACGCGGCGCTCGCCTCTCGGGAGGGCAGCGGCAGCGTCTCGCGATCGCCCGCGCCCTGGTGCGCGACCCGCGCATCCTGCTGCTCGACGAGGCGACCAGCGCGCTCGATCCCGAGTCGGAAGAGCTCGTGAAAGACGCGCTCGGCCGCCTCATGTCGGGGCGCACCACACTCGTCGTGGCGCACCGGCTCTCGACGGTCCGCCAGGCGGACACCATCGTCGTGCTCGAACGCGGCCGTATCGTCGAACAGGGCTCGCACGACGAGCTCCTCGCCCTCGGCGGGCGCTACGCCCAGCTGCATCTCACTCAGGCGGGACTGTCATGACCGCCGCGCAGGAAGGTACCCCGATGCCCTCGTCCCTCCGCATCGCGATCGTCGGCACCGGCGGCGTCGCCGAGCTGCACGCCGCGGCGGTCGCCGCTCACCCGCACGCCGAGCTCGTCGCGGTCACCGACCACACCCGTGCCAAGGCGGAGGACTTCGCCGCCCGATGGGGCGAGCCCGCCGTCTACGACGACCTCGACGCTCTGCTCGCGGCGGAGCATCCCGACGTCGTCCTCATCTGCACCCCGCCGGCTGCGCACCCCGCGCAGACGATCGCGAGCGTGGCCGCGGGCGCGCACGTCGTGGTCGAAAAGCCCCCCGCACCCTCGCTCGCGGAGCTCGACACGATGCGTGCCGCGGCCACCGCAGCGGACCGGCGACTCGCCGTCGTGTTCCAGCAGCGCACCGGCACCGCCGCCGCGCACGTTCGCGGGCTCCTCCAGTCGGGAGAACTCGGCCGACCGCTGCTGGCCGACTGCCGCACGCTCTGGTTCCGAGGCGAGGACTACTTCGCCGTCGACTGGCGCGGAACGTGGGCCACCGAAGGCGGCGGCACGACGCTCGGCCACGGCATCCATCAACTCGACCTGCTCGCCTATCTCCTGGGTGATTGGGCGAGCGTCCAGGGGCGGCTGTGGCGTCTCGACCGCGAGACCGAGACCGAGGACGCATCGACGGCGACGGTCACCTTTGCGAACGGCGTCGTCGCGCAGGTGCTCACGAGCGCGGTGTCGCCCCGGCAGACCAGCTCCATCCGCATCGACACGCAGCGGGCGACGATCACCGTCGACCATCTCTACGGCCACGGACACGAGAACTGGTCGATCACGCCGGCGCCCGGCTTCGAGGCTGCCGCTGAGGGGTGGGCGTTCCCCGAGGCTGAGGAGCGCAGCGACCACGGACCGCTCCTGCGGGACGTGTTCGACGCGATCCTCTCGGGCGCTCCGCTGCCGTCGACCGCCGACGAGCCGGCGCGCTCGTTCGAGCTCGTCAGTGCGATCTACGCGTCCGCCGCCGCCGATGGTGCTGTCGTCACGCCGGCCGACCTCGCCGTGCACCCCACCCACCGTGCGGGGCTGCGCAGCACCGTCGCTGAGATGCGTCCGGCGGAGGAGCGGGCGTGACCCTCGCCGAGCTCTACCGCGACCCGATCTACGACGGCGCGACCGACCCGACGGTCGTCATCGACGACGGCACCTGGTGGATGTTCTACACGCAGCGGCGGGCGACGCACCCCGATCCCGGACCCGGCGTCGCCTGGGTCCACGGCAGTCGGATCGGGGTGGCCCGCTCGGCCGACGGTGTCGCCTGGGACCACGCGGGAACCCTCGAGCCGCAGCCGGACGGTTCCCTCCGACGGGATGCCGCGGGCCCGGCATCCATCGTCGATCGCACGCACTGGGCCCCCGAGGTCATCAGCGACGGGGTCGGGTGGCGCATGTACCTGACCGAGATCGAGGGGATCCCCGACCGCTGGCCCGGATACGCCCGGCACATCGTGGAGTACCGGTCTGCGGATCTGCGGGAGTGGCACCGGGAGGGCGCTCTCGAGCTCGACAGCGACCGGGTGATCGACGCGGCCGTCGCGAAGGTCGCCGACGGCAGATGGCGGCTCTGGTATAAGGACGAGGCGGCCGACTCGGTGACGAAGGTGGCGGTCTCGGACGACCTCGCGCAGTGGCGCTCCGACGGGACTGCGATCGCCGGGCGCGCGCACGAGGGCCCGTTCGTCTTCGAGCTCTCGGGCTGGTGGTGGATGATCGTCGACGAGTGGCGGGGGATGGCCGTGCATCGTTCGCGCGACGGCGTGGCATGGGAGCGGCAGGGCGACGCCGACACCGTGATCCTCGGTGCGGGGGAGGTGCCCGGTCCGGGCTTCGGTCACCATGGCGCCGCCGTCCGGCACGGCGATGACCTGTGGTTCTACTTCTTCGGCCACCCCGCCGCCGCCTACGTCCCCGATGTGGATGCCGAGACGGTCGATGACCGCCGATGCGCGGTCTACCGGGTGCTCCTCCGCGTCGTGGGTGACGTTCTGGTGACATCTGAGCGCTGACCGGGCGCCTTCGTTAGCATGAGGGTTGTTACCGGTCCCATCCCCGGTGCTCCGGAAGGAAATCGCTTTCCGAAATGTCTTGCCAAACGATTCCACGCGTAGTACCGTCGCTGGCAAGCGCTTTCCCGAGTTCCCACTCGACAGCACCGAGAGCGCACCGCACACACGGACCAGGACGTCCGGAGCACTCGGAACACGGACGTTCAAGAGAGGACAAGGATGTTCATCAGCAAGCGGGTCATCGCCGCCGTCGCCCTCGCGACCGGCTCGGCGCTCGCCCTGGCAGGATGCGCCGGCAGCCCTGAGCCGGCAGGAACGTACGACCCCGACGAGAAGGTCACCCTCGACCTCGCGTTCTGGGGCAACGACGTCCGCGCCGATCTGTACAACAAGGCGATCGACGCGTTCAACGAGGAATACCCGAACATCACCGTCAACCCGACGTTCCTCGCTTTCCCCGAGTTCTGGGAGAAGCGCCAGACGGAGGCGGCGGGCAAGAACCTCCCCGACGTCATGCAATTCGACTACTCGTACCTGCGCCAGTACTCGGAGAACGGGCTCCTGCTCGATCTCGAGCCCTACCTCGGCGGCATCATCGAGACCGACCCGCTTCCGCAGAACATTCTCGACATCGGCGTCGTGAACGACACGACTTACGGCATCGCGACCTCCACCAATGCGTGGGGCCTGTTCACGAACCCCGTCCTCCTCGAGAAGGCGGGCGTCGAGGACTTCGAAGGCGGCACCTGGAGCGACTACACCGCGTGGATGGCCGAGGTCACGGAGGCGTCCGGCGGCGAGTTCTGGGGCGGCGCCGACTACACCGGCCGCATCCAGAACTTCGAACTGCAGCTGCGCGCCGAGGGCGGCAATCTCTTCAGCGAGGAGGGTGAGCCGCAGTTCGACGAAGCGCGCCTCGCCGCCTTCTGGGAAGAAGGCCAGGAGATCCGCGACGGCATCGGCGTGCCGCAGCAGACCGTCGAGGAGGCGCTGCCGCTCGGCCCGTTCGACACCGCCATCTCCGCCAGCGAGCTCACCTGGGACAACTTCGGTGCCGGCTACCTGGGCAACCTCGGCGAGGGATACACCGAGCTCAACCTCATCGCGCCGCCGATCACCGAGGAAGGGGCGAAGGACCTGTACCTGAAGCCCTCGATGCTCCACACGATCTCGGCGAACACCGACGCCCCGGAGGCGGCGGCGACGCTCGTGAACTTCCTGGTGAACTCGCCCGAAGCCGGTGAGATCTTCGGGACGAACCGCGGCCTGCCGGCCTCGGAGACCGCGCTCGCCGCAGCCGACCTCGACCCGCTCAGCCAGCAGGTGCAGGCTCACGAAGAGGCCATCGCCGACCGCCTGGGCGACGCGCCGCCGGTGCCGATCGTCGGCTACGGCACGCTCGAGGAGAAGTTCCGTCAGCTGGGGGTGGAGCTGAACTTCGGCACCATCACTGTCGACGAGGCCGTCTCGCAGTTCTTCACCGAGATGGACGTCGTCCTGAACCAGTGATGACAGGCGGGGGCTCGGACGTCCGCGCCCGAGCCCCCGCTCTCATCCCTTCCCCTCACCCCCAGGAGCACCCGTGAGCACCACCGCGACGAGAGTCATCGTCACCGGCGACAAGCGGCGCAAGGCGCTGCTGCGCACCCGCCGTCCCGAGAACCTCGACCGACCCGGACAGCGTGCGCGCTCGCGCCGCGAGACCCTCGCGGGATACGGCTTCCTCGTGCCGTGGCTCATCGGCTTCTTCGGTCTCACGATCATCCCGATGGTGTACTCGCTGTACCTCTCGTTCACGCGGTACAACATCTTCCAGCCGCCGTCCTGGATCGGGTTGGACAACTACATCCGCCTGTTCACGAACGATCCGCAGTTCATCCAGTCGGCCCAGATCACGCTCGTCTACGTCCTCGTCGGAACACCGATCACCCTCGCCGCGGCACTCGTGGTCGCGATGCTCCTGAACTTCCGCGACAAGGGATCGGGCTTCTTCCGGTCGGCGTTCTACGCGCCCTCGCTCATCGGCGGCTCGGTCTCCGTGGCCATCGTCTGGCGCGCCATGTTCGCCGGCGACGGCCCCGTCGACAGCTCGCTCTCGTTCTTCGGACTCGACCTCGGCGGCTGGATCGGCAACCCCGACCTGGTCCTCCCCGCGATGATCGTGCTGTCGATCTGGCAGTTCGGGGCGACCATGGTCATCTTTCTGGCTGGGCTCAAGCAGATCCCCAAGGAGCTCTACGAGGCAGCCGAGATGGACGGGGCGAACGCCTGGCACCGCTTCCGTGCCGTCACGCTCCCGATGCTCTCGCCGGTCATCTTCTTCAACCTGCTGCTGGGCCTGATCGGCGCCTTCCAGGTGTTCGCGTCCGCCTACATCATCTCCAACGGATCCGGCGGCCCTGCCGGCATGACGAACTTCATCACCCTCTACCTCTACAAGCGCGGTTTCGCCGACGGACAGATGGGATACGCGGCCGCCATCGCGTGGGTCCTCCTCGTGGTCGTCGCCGTCATCGCCTTCGTCCTGTTCCGCACCCAGCGCTCCTGGGTGCACTACGCGGGAGACAACCGATGAGCCTCAACGCCCCCACCTCGCAGAGCGCGACCGACCTGACCTTCGCGTTACAGCAGACCACGCCGCTGCCTCCCCGCCGGAAGG contains:
- a CDS encoding family 43 glycosylhydrolase, with translation MTLAELYRDPIYDGATDPTVVIDDGTWWMFYTQRRATHPDPGPGVAWVHGSRIGVARSADGVAWDHAGTLEPQPDGSLRRDAAGPASIVDRTHWAPEVISDGVGWRMYLTEIEGIPDRWPGYARHIVEYRSADLREWHREGALELDSDRVIDAAVAKVADGRWRLWYKDEAADSVTKVAVSDDLAQWRSDGTAIAGRAHEGPFVFELSGWWWMIVDEWRGMAVHRSRDGVAWERQGDADTVILGAGEVPGPGFGHHGAAVRHGDDLWFYFFGHPAAAYVPDVDAETVDDRRCAVYRVLLRVVGDVLVTSER
- a CDS encoding ABC transporter substrate-binding protein, whose protein sequence is MFISKRVIAAVALATGSALALAGCAGSPEPAGTYDPDEKVTLDLAFWGNDVRADLYNKAIDAFNEEYPNITVNPTFLAFPEFWEKRQTEAAGKNLPDVMQFDYSYLRQYSENGLLLDLEPYLGGIIETDPLPQNILDIGVVNDTTYGIATSTNAWGLFTNPVLLEKAGVEDFEGGTWSDYTAWMAEVTEASGGEFWGGADYTGRIQNFELQLRAEGGNLFSEEGEPQFDEARLAAFWEEGQEIRDGIGVPQQTVEEALPLGPFDTAISASELTWDNFGAGYLGNLGEGYTELNLIAPPITEEGAKDLYLKPSMLHTISANTDAPEAAATLVNFLVNSPEAGEIFGTNRGLPASETALAAADLDPLSQQVQAHEEAIADRLGDAPPVPIVGYGTLEEKFRQLGVELNFGTITVDEAVSQFFTEMDVVLNQ
- a CDS encoding ABC transporter permease subunit, with the protein product MSTTATRVIVTGDKRRKALLRTRRPENLDRPGQRARSRRETLAGYGFLVPWLIGFFGLTIIPMVYSLYLSFTRYNIFQPPSWIGLDNYIRLFTNDPQFIQSAQITLVYVLVGTPITLAAALVVAMLLNFRDKGSGFFRSAFYAPSLIGGSVSVAIVWRAMFAGDGPVDSSLSFFGLDLGGWIGNPDLVLPAMIVLSIWQFGATMVIFLAGLKQIPKELYEAAEMDGANAWHRFRAVTLPMLSPVIFFNLLLGLIGAFQVFASAYIISNGSGGPAGMTNFITLYLYKRGFADGQMGYAAAIAWVLLVVVAVIAFVLFRTQRSWVHYAGDNR
- a CDS encoding Gfo/Idh/MocA family protein, yielding MPSSLRIAIVGTGGVAELHAAAVAAHPHAELVAVTDHTRAKAEDFAARWGEPAVYDDLDALLAAEHPDVVLICTPPAAHPAQTIASVAAGAHVVVEKPPAPSLAELDTMRAAATAADRRLAVVFQQRTGTAAAHVRGLLQSGELGRPLLADCRTLWFRGEDYFAVDWRGTWATEGGGTTLGHGIHQLDLLAYLLGDWASVQGRLWRLDRETETEDASTATVTFANGVVAQVLTSAVSPRQTSSIRIDTQRATITVDHLYGHGHENWSITPAPGFEAAAEGWAFPEAEERSDHGPLLRDVFDAILSGAPLPSTADEPARSFELVSAIYASAAADGAVVTPADLAVHPTHRAGLRSTVAEMRPAEERA
- a CDS encoding ATP-binding cassette domain-containing protein, translated to MVRKTLSRISELIDGAHPTRSVLRVLARRPGRLAVAILAFAFKEIPLWFLPVITAAIIDIVAERGDVTAVIWWFALAAALLLQNYPNHILYTRSFMTVVRDTGADLRNGLAERLQSLSIGYHTRMSSSIVQTKVVRDVENVELMLQQVTHPLLSATMVMVGAIAMTAIAVPQFLPVYALAVPIAIGIRYGMRNRSRERNELFRREVETLSARVGEMASLIPVTRAHGLEQTAVTRVANGADGVRRAGLHLDMLNGHVASISWVAMQLLGVGCLVLAAVFSLTGILPITPGEVVLLSTYFTLLTQGLTQLLMLIPVGARGLESVRSIAEVLQEPDLEQNEGKERVDAVTGTLSLEGASHRYPGSDDDALHRIDLEIPAGTTVAFVGSSGSGKSTLLNLVLGFLRPSSGRMLIDGRDMQALDLRTVRRFVSVVPQESVLFEGTIRDNVAYGLGEIDGSRIERALRDANAWEFVRDQPHGWDTVVGERGARLSGGQRQRLAIARALVRDPRILLLDEATSALDPESEELVKDALGRLMSGRTTLVVAHRLSTVRQADTIVVLERGRIVEQGSHDELLALGGRYAQLHLTQAGLS